The stretch of DNA TTCTTAGTCGCCGCTTGAGACGGAAATGACAGGATTTAACGGGAATGCGGGAGATGTACAGCCGATGCACGGATAATTCGATTGGATGCACCAGCCTTGTTTGTTGTTCCACTTGAGCGAAGGACATGGCGATAGGTTCCCAGGGCCTTTGCAGCCGATTTCCTCATAGCAGCCGTATTTTCCGGGCTGGGATACTTCTTCTGTTTCTCTTCTTGGACAAACACTGTGTACGGTTCTGTTGAAATATTTAGTCGGGCGGCTGTAACTGTCGAGAGAAGGTACACCAGTCAAGATTAAATCAAGCAGCGTCTGCACCATTACCGTCGCATTCACGGGACATCCCGCCAAATTGACGACCGGGTTCGCGGTTTTGCCGCTCAGCAGCGACTTAACGGTAACGCACCCTGTGCTGTTGGGGGCTGCAGCCGCCACACCGCCAAAGGAGGCGCAGGTGCCTGCCGCCACGACATATTTCGCTTTCGGCCCATATTTGAGCACCGCATCATACATGGTAAGCGGCACCCCGTTCTGCTCGCCGATAATACAGTTGTTTTTAGAAGCTCCTCCCGGAATAGCGCCCTCGATCACGAGAATGAATTGTCCGTTATACTGGTTCGCCGCATTTTCAAGTGCCTGCATCGCACTTTCACCTGAGGCGGCCATGAGCGTGCTGTCATACTTCATACTGATTTTGTTCTGAAGCACATCTTCGATGGTGGTCGGGTTCGTCACATTCAGTGTGGATATGCTACAGCCCGAACAACCTGATCCCAGCAGCCAAATGACCGGCGGGTCCGTTTCCGCTGCCATAACCGTGTTCAGCTTGTCCATATCCATCTCCAATTTCAGCGCTGCCACAGCTGCCACCGACCACTTGAGAAAATCTCTCCTGTTGATTCTCATCAAATTCTCTCCTTTTCGTCGATTGGGAGTCTCCTATCCATGGAACCACTTTAAAGGAGGCCAGGTGATCATTCACCCTTTCTTAGCTGCCGCTTGAAACGGTAATGAGTGGATTTAGCGGGAATGCAGGAGCTGTGCAGCCGATGCACGGATAATCGGATTGGATGCACCAGCCTTGTTGGTTGTTCCACTTCAGTGAAGGACATGGCGATTGGTTTCCGGGGCCTTTACAGCCGACATTCTTATAGCAGCCGTAAATTCCGGGCTGGGTGACCTGGGTTTGCCCTTTTCTCGGACACACACTATGTATGGTTGTTCCGAAATATTTACTCGGGCGGCTATTATTGTCGAGAGAAGGTACACCAGTCAAGATTAAATCAAGCAGCGTCTGTACCATTACCGTCGCATTCACGGGACATCCTGCCAAATTGACGACCGGGTTCGCGGTTTGGCTTCCCAGCAGCGACTTCACAGATACACATCCTGTGCTGTTGGGGGCTGCGGCCGCCACACCGCCAAAGGAGGCACAGGTGCCTGCCGCCACGACATATTTCGCCTTCGGCCCATATTTGAGCACAGCATCATACATAGTGAGCGGCACCCCGTTCTGCTCGCCAATAATACAGTAGTTCTTGGAGGCTCCCCCGGGAATAGCGCCCTCGATCACGAGAATGAATTGTCCGTTATACTGGTTCGCCGCATTCTCAAGCGCCTGCATCGCACTTTCACCTGATGCCGCCATGAGCGTGCTGTCATACTTCATACTGATTTTGTTCTGAAGCACATCTTCGATGGTGGTCGGGTTCGTCACGTTCAGTGTGGATATGCTGCAGCCCGAACAGCCCGATCCCAGCAGCCAAATGACCGGAGGGTCCGTGTCCGCCGCCATAACCGTGTTCAGCTTGTCCATATCCATCTCCAATTTCAGCGCTGCCACAGCTGCCACCGACCACTTGAGAAAATCTCTCCTGTTGATTCTCATCAAATCTCTCCTTTTCGTCGATTGGGAGTCTCCTATCCATGGAATCACTTTCTTTCTATGGCAAATCCACCCAGATTATAAAGGGGCAGGGAAACAAAGATCAATGAACAAACTGAGAACTTTTTGGATAAAATTCCCTATAATTTGACTGTTTTCCTTACCAATCGCAGTGAACTCAGCAGAAGGTTGGTATGAAAGCTAAGGTACAGTACATAGAAATCGCTTACAAGATAATACTTAATGGGGTGAAATTGGGAGAGTTAACAGCAAAAGAAAAACCGCTCCAAAAGAAGCGGTAGACTGTCAACAACGTATCTGCCTAGGCAACTGTTCAAGTTGCCTTTCATTTCTCTCTTACGCTCGGGTGGTATCCAGCGTTTTTTTATCAACACTTACTCAAACATAAAATGACCATGCGTTTTCGCACAGTCATTCCGAAATAATTACAATGGTCGCTCATTCTTTTTCAATCTCATTTTCAACGAGTTTCACCAACTCTGAAGCCTTTATGCTTAGGTCATACCAAAAATAAATTTCGTTTTGTAGAGTATACTATGTGGATTTTTCTTCGTAGCCAACGGGATAATGGAATTAAGGACACTCGCAAAAACAGAAAATGAGCCAGGAGAGCTTGGCCTCTCGGAGCAATCTTGATGAAGTTCCATACTATTGAAGTGAAAAGAGTGTCCTGGTTAAATGTTAACTATGCGAAAAATGCATAAAAATCAACATGCGAGTTTCGTATAAACTAAGATAGGTTTTGGGTGATGAATATGTATAAAAATATTCGGGATTTACGGGAAGACAAAGATTTGACCCAGCAAGAGCTGGCAAATATACTTCGCATTACGCAAGCTACCTATTCCCGTTATGAAAGCGGAGAGTTGGATATACCGACCGCGGTACTCAATTCACAGATTTTTACAGAAAGGATGGGGATGGAATGAGAAGCCTTTTGGAGGAATTGTATCATGGCAATCTGTGCCCCGATGAAAAAGTGATCTCCAGCGACCCGAATTATCGGCAGATCAGCCGAAAGACATCCGAGGCGATGGAGGCTTGGAAAAAGCAGCATTCCGAGGAGGAGTTTGAGGAGCTTGAGGCTTTGTTGGACTTATACGCTCAGACACATGGAATGGAACTGGCCGCTTCTTTTACATACGGCTTCCGGCTTGGAGCAGGAATCATGGTTGAGATATTAACCGGGAAGGACTAGCTTGCTCGCAAACTGATTGCCTTTTTCAAATGCGGCAGATTGTCGTGGAAAAAGATCGAGCCAAAACAAATCCAGCTACCGAACCTTACAGTAACTTTAGCTAATCATGAGCGAATGCCTGAATGTTTTAGACACAAAAAAATCGCACAGACACCCGCTTGAAAACGGAGCCATGCGATCATTTCCAATATCCTGTAATTTCTTCTACATCCTTTTAGCTTTAAATGACTGTGGGATCCCACCAGTTCCCAGAGATCGTGATCATGCAAAGCAATCTGATGCTGTTACCGTAGTAAGTATTATTAGATGTAGGAGAACTCACAGTACTTTTCCATAGTGCATTCAGCCATTTTTGGTTACTTGGGTCTACCATAGCACTAACTGCAAAAGGTGCAGAGAAAGCTATAGCGGAATCGGTATCGTTCAACGACTCTCCGTTTAGTTTATACCCTGCTATAATCTTCTTCGGATTGCCACTTGTTTTTTGTTGTATCCACGCATTCATTTTTCTTACCTGGCCCAGTGCCCGTGTATCTCCTGTTAGCAAATAATCAATGGGAACTCTCCATGGGACACGTGCTGCGTTCCAACTGAAGTATCCGTCCCTATCTGTTTCTAGAAAATTAGCAGGTGCTGGTGCATAAGCACTACGATTCCATACGACAAAATCCGGAAGTAAACCGGTAGTTGGGCTATATTTTCTTGAAATAGAGTTGATAATTTTGTATGTATTATTGATCACTTTTCCCCAATTTTTATCACCTGTAATTTCCTCAAAAACTTTAAGGTGGCTCATCATAAAATCAGAGGGACGGGTTGCAAGTCCGTAATCAGTGTCATTATCATTTACCCAATCACCAAATTTCAAGTTAAATTTCTGATGATTTACATCTTTCTTCATGATCGCATCAATCACGGCTTTTGCTTCGCTCCAGTAGTCAATTTCTCCATCGCTCCCCCACTGTTCATTAGCTAGCAGCAGTCCGTACGCTATATCCATATCTCCATCTGTAGCAGAACGATTTCCGTCATCGCTTTCACTTTGGGGGGTATTAACGATATTTCCAGCCTTCGTTTTAATCTGCTGCCAAGCCATTAAAGCCGGATCGCTAACACTTGGATGCGCTTTGTAAAATCGGTACAGGCCATCAAAGTATTCTTTTGCACGAGGATCGTAACCTGCCATCAATGCAGTGATTAGCATGCCATAACCATGACCTTCTGAGCAAGATACAGCATTAGCAGGTGAAGCAGCTCCTTCTAGGTTGTAAAAAACGTAATATTGATTCGATTTTTTGGGGTGCATTTTCAGATAGCTATTTTTCCATTCATCATACTTTTTACGCACATCGTCATCCAACTGTTTTTGAGAAACATCATTTGGTTTTATGACACCCCTCTTATACTGTACATGCTCTGGAAACGGGTGCATTGGTTGTACGGCAGCTGAAGTAGATCCTTCGGAAAGTCGAGGCTGGGGTTTGATCTCCGCTACGGATACAGTATGTAAAGAAACGGATAATAACGATAAAAACGTAATATATAAAAGAACTCGTTTCATCCTAATAATCATCCCCTCTTGTTCGAAAATAAAAACGAATTATTCCTTCTAAAGACAAAGACCGCCAATAAATGCACGGTCTTTCGCAAATTATTGTTCATCCTCATTCTGATTCGGAACAATCGTAACCGCTCTAATGAACACGTCAGGGAGTCTTTGGCGAATCTGCACTTTTGCTTCGGACAAGTTAGATGCTTTCACATTTTCAAAATATAAAATACCATTAGTGTCTTGATATTCTACAGTATATTCAACTCGATCATCATCCACAATCCCCACCCATCCTTTCTAGTTACGTTTCCTTCATTTTCAGTAATCAACACGGTATTTCTTTTCTAAGTAAGAAAACTCATTGCTCCTTGCTTCCAAAATCTTTGATTGGATGAAAACGATATCTGCATCTTCATTAGTTGATGGGGTATTAACTAATTTTTTAATACGCTCGACAACTTGTTCGTCAATTTCGACCAAATCCATTTCATCTTCACTTACCAACTGAATTGGTATTTCTTGAGTTATTGTGTTTTCGCATGAAAACAGAGTCACACTAATTGTCATTTCACCACATGCAATTGCTTCTTGGGTGAAAATTTCAATCAGAACATCCTTGTCCTTAGAATCAAGCACAATTTGTTTACGTTCATTCTCTGCATAGCCATTGAGATTGCATGAGCGATAAATCCCATCCGGAAGCTGTATGTGTATTTCCATTTTTTCGGAAGCAGTTGCTTCATCTCGAAAGATTTGTATCCATAAGTGATTCATTCCTTCTTTGTTCTCCATCATTGACTTGGCTAGTTTAACTTCAAGCTTCATTGTTTCTCACCCCTTAAAGCTTGAGATACCGAATCAATAACTCTTTGTTTTAATTCAGCAGAAATTCGGGGGCTTATCGTTATGATGACATCATCAGTTATTTTTAGCGTTTCGTTTTCAATAATTCGGCTCGGTTCAAACAGTGCCATTTGCTGACTGATTTTTTCAATGTCCTCCAATGAAAGTTTCTTTAACGTTTCCTGAATGGACGCTAACGTTTCGCCAGTCCTTGATAAGGTGATAATAGCCCGAAAGTAGTGAATGTGATTATCCGTGTACACCCTTTTATTACCGACTAATTCAAGGGGCGGTATCATACCAATTTGTGTGTAATACCTTACCGTTCGCAAATTCATGCGTGGGTCGTCTTGTTGAAGAATATCCGCTATCTGTTTGGCGGTATAACTATTCATGACACACCTCCAGTTACATTTCACTGTTATCATTACAGTTTAGTGTATTGTTTACAGTTTACTGTAATGATATTCGATTGTCAATTTCATGGTGTATTAATCGCTGTATTGCGTGACCTCCTAAAAAGCAGAATCCAGTTTGCCGGACAAATGGAAATAGCCGACAAATGGATTAAGCTGGGGGCATGCCGCAAACCGTATTTTACGGATCGTCGGTGTAAGCAAACAGATCTACTACTATCGGAAAAAGCAGGCGAGCCTTGTGAAGGCGGAGAAATGCGGGGGAGAGGGGCCGTCTGTCGCCGGTCATGATTTGTTTAATTCTAGCCATAATAAAAACTCCTCTCCAGTACTTGTGGTTAGACAAGCACCGAAAAGGAGTGTATCGTCGTGGTCCTGTGTTTGAAATATGATTCCTAGATACACAAAACCTTTAGCTTTTGACGGAAGCTTTTATTCAAGGGCTTTAAGCCGAAACCCTTGATCTTACTTAGAATGCCGAGGACCGGGATCGAACTGGTACGGTAGTCACCTACCGCAGGATTTTAAGTCTTGAAACGGCCCTTTAGCTTCTTATCTACACCACGGAAAGATCGCACATAAATCCTTTAACCACGCGGGTTAAGGGTGCTTTTTTGTGTTCCATACTCTCTACTTTCAGGGATTTGGATATGCAGCAGTGTTAGCAAAAATGTTAGCAAATAATTGAGCAGGAGCTAAATGCTTCTGCTCTTTTTTTATCCTTGTTTGAATCACATCAATTAGATCCTGAATTTTAAAATTGGTGTTTTGAGCTTGTTCTAAGTATCAGAATCATCGACTGTAGATACAGTCTGGACAAGGGATTCCGGCAGACCAATAAACTTGGCGACCTCGCATGCGCTGATGCCACCTTTGTACCTGTGAATGCTGGCTTCATTCAAGCAACATTTTCTATGCTGGAATGGCTCGAAAAGAAGTGTCTGAATAATTATTTGCGGTCAAGATGAACCCGCTTCTCAACGGTTAGTATCATTGAGCATTTTTTTCTTAATGGCATCGTAACCCCGAGGTACCCTATTATGTATTCTGGAAAGACTCCATCTTAATCTACCAATCCAATAAGATTAGCTTTTCTTCTCTATTAATTTACTTAATCTTTCCAAAGCGTGGTCTTTCTCTGATGGACCAGGTGATTTACTTTCAGATTCACTAATTGTTGTATCTTCTTCTGAAAAGCTATTATTGATTCCAGTTAAAACATAGTCTAGAAGTTCAGTCTTTTCTCGTTCTTTTTTAGCTATATTCATTCGTCTAAGTGAATTTATTATAAATAATACAGACTCAATAAGTATTACAACTAAAATTATGATAACAATTGACTTTTTAGTTGTATTTTTATTCTCGTTATATGGAATTATATTACTCGAAATATCATCGGAATAAGAGGCATAGAAGTTTTTATAGTCTTCATGAAACCATATTATTAATTCTATAGAAGCATTTTGAGATAACCTATCCATATTAACAATTACTGTTGAGTTAGAACTAATGCTGCTGTCTTTAATTGATTCAGTACTTTCTATTTTATAATCGAATATTGAACCATCTAAATCTAACTGGATTCTTAAATTTTTCGAAGAAATTCCTTTATTTTTAATTTTTATGACTCTTAATGAATCAGCAGATGGCCTGTTATTATTCTTGAGAGTATTATCATTCATTATTTCGAGTAGCTTGTCAGGTAAAAATTGGTTGGTCTTACTAGTTTCAATTATTAACGTAGAGTTATTATTTAATCTATCGTATATATTATTACCAAATAATAATACTAATAAAGATATGAAAGAACTTATAATAGCAACTATCACAGAAAGTTTACTTTTATCTTTCAAAGATACCTCCTCCTTGTATGCCAGGCATCTCAAAAACCACATGCTCCTTGGGAATATAGCTATTATAACGGCTGAAACTGATATATTGGAGCGCACCTTCATTCACAACTTCAGTAATTTTTTCAGTAACTCCTGTAGAAGAATCAGCATCGTTTACAGAAAGTAAATCATCTGTTACTAATATTCCCGCACCATTATTATATTTTAAATCTTTCAAATCTCTACAAAAAGTTAACCGTAAAACGAAAAGAATGATATTCTTCTGCCCATATGAAAAGACATTAAAATTCCTTTGCTTCATGACGTCTTTAAAATTATAGAAATTCTCGTTCCGTTTGGTTAAATGATTTATAGTATGATAAAAAAAAGCATCAATAATTGATAATTGTTCATTGATAAACTCTTCGCTAAATTCCTTTTCTTGTATTAATATAGTACGTGCTCTTTCCATTAAATTATAATTTTCTATTATTTTTTCTTTGATTTTTTTATATTCAAAACCTATTATGTCATTCAACTTGTTTAATGTATTATCTTCGATGATTTTTGCTATGGAATTCTCTACGCCGTTTTTGTATTTCTCAACCAATTTCAATCCATGGTTATCAAATGCTACTTCATTTTCAATTGTTTTAATATCCTTTTCTATTGAGTCTAGGTATTCTGAATTATAGCCAACAATCTTATGGTATGTGTCCTGCTTCTCTTTGCTATTCCCTTTAATGTCCAGTTCAGCATAAAAAGAATGTCCCAATATATCAAGCGTAGCAAGCTCATTAAATGGTGAAACAAATTTTATATTCATTAATTCAGTATATATTTGATTTAACTCAATTGAGTTTGCTTTGGCTTGCCTATGTATATCCCCTTCAAAAAAAATCATATTAGAAGGTAATTTTCTCGAAATACGCACACTCTTATCTTTAAACTTGCATTCCAGATAAGGGGAATCGAATGACCAGTAATTTATTAATCTCGTAAAGTTACCTTTCAGACCTAATAAATATTGAATCAAGTTGAACAAAGTTGTTTTACCTGAACCATTTAATCCGATAATATAGTTTTGTCCCTCATTGAAATTTATTGTAAGTTGCGGGTTAATATAAAGCCTCTTAATAATAATTTTACTCAAGATAACACCCCGATTTCTCTTTATTCTTCACCTTTATAACTTGGTTTCTTATTTTAATACTGCTTTTTCTATTAGCTCTAAAATCAAGATATTCAGCAAGGCATCCCACTATGAAAAACGTTTTATTCTACATAAACTTAAGAACTAAATTCGACGTTTTCCGGCATTTTCCTTTTTTAGATCAGATAAAGGTAGTTGATCATAGTAAGAATACCTAAGGGTCTGTATAATTTAATTCAATCTCTTATTGTATAAATTAAATATTTGCATGATATTATTTTCAGGGTGATAATAATCAATCTTTATTTGATATTCTCCAATAAATTTTTATTATAGGAGTGGTAAAAATGAATCTTTTAGATCCAG from Paenibacillus sophorae encodes:
- a CDS encoding ATP-binding protein, with product MSKIIIKRLYINPQLTINFNEGQNYIIGLNGSGKTTLFNLIQYLLGLKGNFTRLINYWSFDSPYLECKFKDKSVRISRKLPSNMIFFEGDIHRQAKANSIELNQIYTELMNIKFVSPFNELATLDILGHSFYAELDIKGNSKEKQDTYHKIVGYNSEYLDSIEKDIKTIENEVAFDNHGLKLVEKYKNGVENSIAKIIEDNTLNKLNDIIGFEYKKIKEKIIENYNLMERARTILIQEKEFSEEFINEQLSIIDAFFYHTINHLTKRNENFYNFKDVMKQRNFNVFSYGQKNIILFVLRLTFCRDLKDLKYNNGAGILVTDDLLSVNDADSSTGVTEKITEVVNEGALQYISFSRYNSYIPKEHVVFEMPGIQGGGIFER
- a CDS encoding glycosyl hydrolase family 8, giving the protein MKRVLLYITFLSLLSVSLHTVSVAEIKPQPRLSEGSTSAAVQPMHPFPEHVQYKRGVIKPNDVSQKQLDDDVRKKYDEWKNSYLKMHPKKSNQYYVFYNLEGAASPANAVSCSEGHGYGMLITALMAGYDPRAKEYFDGLYRFYKAHPSVSDPALMAWQQIKTKAGNIVNTPQSESDDGNRSATDGDMDIAYGLLLANEQWGSDGEIDYWSEAKAVIDAIMKKDVNHQKFNLKFGDWVNDNDTDYGLATRPSDFMMSHLKVFEEITGDKNWGKVINNTYKIINSISRKYSPTTGLLPDFVVWNRSAYAPAPANFLETDRDGYFSWNAARVPWRVPIDYLLTGDTRALGQVRKMNAWIQQKTSGNPKKIIAGYKLNGESLNDTDSAIAFSAPFAVSAMVDPSNQKWLNALWKSTVSSPTSNNTYYGNSIRLLCMITISGNWWDPTVI
- a CDS encoding hydrogenase small subunit codes for the protein MRINRRDFLKWSVAAVAALKLEMDMDKLNTVMAADTDPPVIWLLGSGCSGCSISTLNVTNPTTIEDVLQNKISMKYDSTLMAASGESAMQALENAANQYNGQFILVIEGAIPGGASKNYCIIGEQNGVPLTMYDAVLKYGPKAKYVVAAGTCASFGGVAAAAPNSTGCVSVKSLLGSQTANPVVNLAGCPVNATVMVQTLLDLILTGVPSLDNNSRPSKYFGTTIHSVCPRKGQTQVTQPGIYGCYKNVGCKGPGNQSPCPSLKWNNQQGWCIQSDYPCIGCTAPAFPLNPLITVSSGS
- a CDS encoding hydrogenase small subunit; the protein is MRINRRDFLKWSVAAVAALKLEMDMDKLNTVMAAETDPPVIWLLGSGCSGCSISTLNVTNPTTIEDVLQNKISMKYDSTLMAASGESAMQALENAANQYNGQFILVIEGAIPGGASKNNCIIGEQNGVPLTMYDAVLKYGPKAKYVVAAGTCASFGGVAAAAPNSTGCVTVKSLLSGKTANPVVNLAGCPVNATVMVQTLLDLILTGVPSLDSYSRPTKYFNRTVHSVCPRRETEEVSQPGKYGCYEEIGCKGPGNLSPCPSLKWNNKQGWCIQSNYPCIGCTSPAFPLNPVISVSSGD
- a CDS encoding DUF6809 family protein, with amino-acid sequence MRSLLEELYHGNLCPDEKVISSDPNYRQISRKTSEAMEAWKKQHSEEEFEELEALLDLYAQTHGMELAASFTYGFRLGAGIMVEILTGKD
- a CDS encoding MerR family transcriptional regulator, with protein sequence MNSYTAKQIADILQQDDPRMNLRTVRYYTQIGMIPPLELVGNKRVYTDNHIHYFRAIITLSRTGETLASIQETLKKLSLEDIEKISQQMALFEPSRIIENETLKITDDVIITISPRISAELKQRVIDSVSQALRGEKQ